From a single Lolium rigidum isolate FL_2022 chromosome 7, APGP_CSIRO_Lrig_0.1, whole genome shotgun sequence genomic region:
- the LOC124675936 gene encoding wall-associated receptor kinase 3-like codes for MTLLFEENWTPPLFQPKNMQVFLQLGLSLVLLAAQFTTGNAVPSPQCRRQCGAVEIPYPFGIDPNCSLARGFDISCKVQNGIPKPFRGDFEVLSISLTQGTMRVLNYIVAHCYNTSTNSMEFMGRFNGYVGRPSSPLRLSDVQNRFTVIGCKALYLISDGNGTGYQGVGVSTCRNFSDLVDGSCSGIGCSQTMIPKMMYNYGTTTSDFFNTSQIWEFNRCSYAVLMEAASFNFSTMYVNTTKFNDTNDGRVPMVLDWAIRDHRCDVATQNKTGTYACLSSNSVCIDSLNDNGYICNCSQGYKGNPYLPYGCQDVDECSDNPCPSGGSCHNTVGGFRCSCGVGRKLESNTCNPDTGLIIGVTMGLFGVMVIIMIGVFWGQMIIQKRKLNKVRQDYFQQHGGLLLFDMMKSEKGLAFTVFSESELIEASDNFDNSRILGKGGHGTVYKGIIKNNMPVAIKRCALVDERQKKEFGQEMLILSQINHKNIVKLLGCCLEVEVPILVYEFVPNGTLFELIHGKNQALQISFSTLLRIAHEAAEGLSFLHSYASPPIIHGDVKTANILLDDNYMAKVSDFGASVLVPSDKEQFVTMVQGTCGYLDPEYMQTCQLTDKSDVYSFGVILLEILTGQLPLKLEGPEKQRSLSLIFLSAMKENNLDAVLVSHVKGQESMELLRGLADLAKRCLDMCGDNRPLMKEVADELNRLRKLSMHPWVRLDVETDAESLLGEESTSGYDIELSGYPMGESENQPINPRSSYYAR; via the exons ATGACACTTCTATTCGAGGAGAACTGGACACCACCACTATTTCAG CCAAAGAATATGCAAGTGTTCCTACAGCTTGGCCTTAGCCTTGTATTGCTTGCAGCACAATTCACAACTGGAAATGCGGTTCCCAGTCCACAGTGCCGAAGGCAGTGTGGTGCTGTTGAGATACCGTACCCATTCGGCATCGATCCAAACTGCTCACTCGCAAGAGGTTTCGACATCAGTTGCAAGGTCCAGAATGGCATCCCCAAGCCATTCCGAGGCGACTTTGAGGTGCTTAGCATTTCCTTGACTCAGGGCACGATGCGGGTGCTCAATTACATTGTGGCCCATTGTTACAACACCTCTACAAATAGCATGGAGTTTATGGGCCGTTTCAATGGGTACGTGGGCCGACCTTCCTCTCCGCTTCGTCTCTCCGATGTCCAAAATAGGTTCACGGTCATTGGATGCAAGGCCCTCTACTTGATCTCCGATGGCAACGGCACAGGCTACCAAGGTGTAGGCGTCTCAACATGTCGCAACTTTTCAGACTTAGTAGATGGGTCATGCTCCGGCATAGGATGCTCCCAGACTATGATACCAAAGATGATGTACAACTATGGCACAACTACCTCGGATTTTTTCAACACAAGCCAAATCTGGGAGTTTAACAGGTGCAGCTACGCTGTGCTAATGGAGGCAGCATCATTCAACTTCAGCACCATGTACGTAAACACCACCAAGTTCAATGACACGAATGATGGGCGGGTACCCATGGTCCTTGACTGGGCGATAAGAGATCATAGGTGTGATGTCGCCACGCAGAACAAGACAGGCACTTATGCATGCCTTAGCAGCAAcagtgtgtgcattgattccctcAATGATAATGGATACATATGCAACTGCTCCCAGGGATACAAAGGCAACCCTTATCTTCCATATGGCTGCCAAG ATGTTGATGAATGCAGCGACAATCCATGTCCTTCAGGCGGCTCTTGCCACAATACGGTTGGAGGATTTCGGTGTTCTTGTGGAGTAGGAAGAAAATTGGAAAGCAATACATGCAATCCTGATACTGGCTTAATAATAG GAGTTACAATGGGATTATTTGGTGTAATGGTTATCATCATGATCGGTGTCTTCTGGGGACAAATGATAAtccaaaagagaaaattgaacaaAGTTAGGCAGGACTATTTTCAACAGCATGGAGGCTTGCTTTTGTTTGACATGATGAAATCAGAGAAAGGCCTTGCATTCACGGTATTTTCAGAATCTGAACTCATAGAAGCCAGTGACAACTTTGACAATAGCAGAATACTTGGAAAAGGAGGACACGGAACCGTCTACAAAGGAATAATAAAGAACAACATGCCAGTTGCAATTAAAAGATGTGCATTAGTTGACGAAAGGCAAAAGAAAGAATTTGGCCAAGAGATGCTCATTTTGTCCCAAATCAATCACAAGAACATCGTTAAGCTCCTGGGTTGTTGCCTTGAGGTGGAAGTTCCAATTCTAGTCTATGAGTTTGTCCCAAATGGTACACTATTTGAGCTTATCCATGGCAAGAACCAAGCATTGCAAATATCCTTTAGCACTCTCTTAAGGATTGCTCATGAAGCAGCCGAAGGACTCAGCTTCCTACATTCGTACGCGTCTCCCCCAATAATTCATGGTGATGTGAAAACTGCCAACATCCTTCTTGATGACAACTACATGGCCAAAGTGTCAGACTTTGGAGCTTCCGTACTAGTCCCATCTGACAAAGAGCAGTTTGTCACAATGGTTCAAGGTACTTGCGGATACCTTGATCCTGAATACATGCAAACATGCCAGTTAACAGACAAAAGCGATGTGTACAGCTTCGGAGTTATCCTTTTAGAGATCCTCACTGGTCAGTTGCCACTGAAGCTCGAAGGGCCTGAGAAGCAAAGAAGCTTATCGTTGATTTTCTTATCTGCTATGAAGGAGAACAATCTTGATGCAGTGTTGGTGAGCCATGTGAAAGGACAAGAGAGTATGGAACTGTTGAGAGGACTCGCAGACCTAGCTAAAAGATGCCTAGATATGTGTGGTGACAACAGGCCCTTAATGAAAGAGGTCGCGGACGAGCTCAATAGATTGAGGAAACTTTCGATGCATCCTTGGGTACGGCTCGACGTGGAGACAGATGCAGAAAGCCTTCTTGGAGAAGAATCCACCAGTGGTTATGACATAGAATTAAGTGGGTATCCTATGGGCGAAAGTGAGAACCAGCCAATAAACCCAAGAAGTTCCTATTATGCAAGGTGA